In a genomic window of Urocitellus parryii isolate mUroPar1 chromosome 11, mUroPar1.hap1, whole genome shotgun sequence:
- the Med18 gene encoding mediator of RNA polymerase II transcription subunit 18, whose product MEAPPVTMMPVTGGTINMMEYLLQGSVLDHSLESLIHRLRGLCDNMEPETFLDHEMVFLLKGQQASPFVLRARRSMDRAGAPWHLRYLGQPEMGDKNRYALVRNCVDIATSENLTDFLMEMGFRMDHEFVAKGHLFRKGIMKIMVYKIFRILVPGNTDSTEALSLSYLVELSVVAPAGQDVVSDDMRNFAEQLKPLVHLEKIDPKRLM is encoded by the exons ATGGAGGCACCCCCAGTTACCATGATGCCTGTTACTGGGGGCACCATTAACATGATGGAGTACCTGCTTCAGG GAAGTGTTTTAGACCACAGTTTGGAAAGCCTTATCCACCGCCTTCGTGGTTTATGTGACAACATGGAACCTGAAACTTTCCTTGACCATGAGATGGTATTCCTCCTGAAGGGCCAGCAGGCCAGCCCATTTGTCCTGAGGGCCCGGCGCTCTATGGATAGAGCAGGGGCACCCTGGCATCTGCGTTACCTGGGACAGCCAGAAATGGGAGACAAGAACCGATATGCTTTGGTGCGAAACTGTGTGGACATTGCCACATCTGAAAACCTCACAGATTTCTTGATGGAAATGGGCTTCCGCATGGACCATGAGTTTGTTGCCAAGGGACACTTGTTTCGTAAGGGCATTATGAAGATTATGGTATACAAGATTTTCCGCATCCTGGTGCCAGGGAACACAGACAGCACTGAAGCCTTGTCGCTCTCCTATCTTGTGGAATTAAGTGTTGTTGCACCAGCTGGGCAGGACGTGGTCTCTGATGACATGAGGAACTTTGCTGAGCAGCTGAAACCTCTGGTTCACCTGGAGAAAATAGACCCCAAAAGGCTCATGTGA